TCGCCTGAAGGACTGGGAGTCGCGTGATACCACGGACGGCAGCGCCTTTGCCATTATCGAGCGCGCCACCAAAGCCTTTAGCCGCATTAAAGAGGCGCGCGTCTTTGCCGGTAGCCCGCCGGCGATCAGCGGTATGGGCAGCTCCGCCGGGTTTGATATGGAGTTGCAGGATCACGCCGGTGCCGGTCACGATGCACTGATGGCGGCGCGCGACCAGCTGATTCAGCTCGCCTCGCAGGATCCGGCTCTGACCCGCGTGCGCCACAACGGCCTGGATGACAGCGCGCAGTTACAGATTGATATCGACCAGCGCAAAGCGCAGGCGTTGGGCGTCTCGATTGATGATATTAACGACACGCTGAAGACCGCCTGGGGCTCCAGCTACGTTAACGACTTTATGGATCGCGGCCGCGTGAAGAAGGTCTATGTGCAGTCGGCGGCGAAATTCCGCATGCTGCCGGATGACATCAACCGCTGGTATGTCCGCAATAGCAGCGGCGGGATGGTGCCCTTCTCCGCCTTTGCCACCTCGCACTGGCAAACCGGCTCGCCGCGTCTTGAGCGCTACAACGGTTATGCGGCGGTAGAGATAGTCGGCGAAGCTGCGCCGGGCGTCAGTACCGGTACGGCGATGGATGTGATGGAGAAATTAGTGCGCCAGCTGCCGGCCGGCTTTGGTCTTGAGTGGACGGCGATGTCCTATCAGGAGCGGCTCTCCGGCGCGCAGGCGCCTGCGCTCTACGCCGTCTCGCTGCTGGTGGTTTTCCTCTGCCTGGCCGCGCTGTATGAGAGCTGGTCGGTGCCCTTCTCGGTGATGCTGGTGGTGCCGCTGGGCGTGATTGGCGCGCTGGTGGCGACCTGGATGCGCGGGCTGGAGAACGACGTCTACTTCCAGGTGGGGCTGCTGACGGTGATTGGCCTCTCGGCGAAGAACGCGATTTTGATTGTTGAGTTTGCCAACGAGATGAATGCCCGCGGCGAAGATCTGCTCGCCTCGACGCTGCACGCCTGCCGCCAGCGTCTGCGGCCAATCCTGATGACCTCGCTGGCCTTTGTCTTTGGCGTGCTGCCGATGGCGACCAGCACCGGTGCAGGCTCAAGCAGCCAGCACGCGGTCGGCACCGGGGTGATGGGCGGGATGATTTCCGCCACGGTGCTGGCGATCTTCTTTGTCCCGCTCTTCTTTGTGCTGGTGCGCCGCCGCTTCCCGCTTAAGGCGAAACCGCGCTAATCGCAGGCAACAAAAAAGGCGACTGGATTCAGGTCGCCTTTTTTACGTGGATATTATTATTAAGCCGTCACTGCTCAATCATTCGTCTGAAAATTATTTACGAAGCATGCCTTCGATAAAATCTTTCCAGTTCCCCATTTCGTGTTCAATCATAACTACCTCTCTTATTATTACGGCCATTCTACTCAATGCCCGGATGTGCTGTGAAGCTATTTAAACCAATCGAATTAATCGCTCTTTACCGGGCATTTCTCTTTGGCTTGGGCTTACTATGCGCCGCTCTGCGGCCTCATACTGTGATTAACGGCAATATTTCCCAAAAACTTGAGGGCTAAATGAAATGGCGATCACATTGTCAGATAAATCTTTAGTTTTGTTATTACGCGATGAACTAGCGGTGACCAAAAGTTATTTAACTAAAATCACCCAACTCACCATTAAGTGAATTATTATTACCACGCGAATGATATTCGAATTAGATTCCGTTATTCTAATTTTCTGTTCGAATAAGGCAAAAAAGAGACAAAAGGATTCAACATGATCACCATGTACGGCATCAAAAATTGCGACACCATCAAGAAAGCCCGCCGCTGGCTGGAGGCTGAGCAGGTTGAATACCGCTTTCATGATTACCGCGTCGACGGGATTGATGCAGATCTGCTGCGCCCCGCTGTCGCAGAGCTTGGCTGGGAAGCGCTGCTGAATACGCGCGGAACCACCTGGCGCAAGCTGGATGAAGCGCAGCGCGCGGCCGTCGTTGACGCCGAGAGCGCCATTGCCTTAATGGTTGAAATGCCTGCAATGATCAAACGACCATTGCTCTGCGCGCCCGGTAAGCCTATGCTGCTGGGTTTCAATGAATCCAGTTATGGGAAGTTTATTCACGAGGTGTAGTTTATGTCATGCCCGGTTATTGAGCTGACGCAGCAGCTTATTCGTCGCCCTTCTCTGAGTCCCGATGATGCGGGATGCCAGGCGCTGATGATTGAACGTCTGCGCGCTATCGGTTTCACCGTTGAGCCGATGGATTTTGGCGACACGCAGAACTTCTGGGCATGGCGCGGCCAGGGAGAGACGCTGGCGTTTGCCGGTCATACGGACGTTGTCCCGGCGGGCGATGTCGACCGCTGGATCAACCCACCTTTCGAACCCACCATTCGCGACGGCCTGCTGTTTGGCCGCGGCGCGGCGGATATGAAAGGCTCGCTGGCGGCGATGGTGGTTGCCGCCGAGCGTTTCGTGGCACAGCACCCACAGCACAGAGGCCGCCTCGCCTTTCTTATTACCTCTGATGAAGAGGCCAGCGCCACCAACGGCACGGTAAAAGTGGTTGAAGCGCTGATGGCGCGCAACGAACGTCTCGA
This Kosakonia cowanii JCM 10956 = DSM 18146 DNA region includes the following protein-coding sequences:
- the ypfM gene encoding protein YpfM codes for the protein MIEHEMGNWKDFIEGMLRK
- a CDS encoding ArsC family reductase: MITMYGIKNCDTIKKARRWLEAEQVEYRFHDYRVDGIDADLLRPAVAELGWEALLNTRGTTWRKLDEAQRAAVVDAESAIALMVEMPAMIKRPLLCAPGKPMLLGFNESSYGKFIHEV